The sequence CTTACACCTATTGATGCGCAGTATGTAGCAGCTATCTCTGCACTTGAAAGGGCTGCAATAAGATTACGGGTCTCTAACAGGTATCGCTCAAAGAGCAGTAATAGAACGATTAGTTATAATAAATAATAGTAAGAGATCTTTGATAGTTTCTATTTCTAAAACTTCCGGCGGGAAACTTTGTATCCGTTCTTGACGCATCATAATATAACTGTTATTAAATCATTATGATTTTAGTTTATACAACAATAATAGTTTTATCGTTTTTTATTGGTTCATTTCCAACAGGATATCTTGTAGCAAGAAGCAAGGGCATAGATATAAAATCTGTCGGAAGCGGGAATATCGGTGCTACAAATGTAACTAGAGCGATGGGCAAAGGGTGGGGAGTTTTGGTTTTGCTTGTTGATGCACTTAAAGGCTTACTACCGGTCATATTCGTGAGGATCCATTTCAGCACCTTGTCGGAACAGCATTTATACGCTTTAATGGTCGGTACCGGTATGGCGTCTGTACTGGGGCATGTTTTTACGCCGTTTCTCAAATTCAAAGGTGGTAAGGGTGTTGCAACAACACTCGGTGTGATCCTGGGCATAAATCCATTGGCAGGATTGGTTCTTATTGTCGTATGGTTAACAGCTTTTTTGATTACGCATGTTTCGTCTATAGGTGCTTTATCGTCAGCCATCTCATTGCCGTTCATTGTATTTTTTTTATTCAGAAACAGACAGAACATAATTATTATGATGATATTTGCTGTTTTTATGTCCGTCTTTATTCTTTTTACACACAGAGAAAATATCAAACGGCTTGTACACGGAGAGGAAGAGGCTTTAAAAAAATAGACTATGTTTAACAAGATTCTTATTGCAAACAGAGGTGAGATAGCCACGAGGATTATCAGGGCATGCAAAGAGATGGGTATAAAGAGTGCCGTGATCTACACGGAAGAAGATTCAACAGCACTGTACATTAAAAAAGCGGATGAAGCATATCTCGTAAGTCCCGGTCCCATAGAGGCGTATCTCAACATTCACAGAATTGTTGATCTCGCATTGAAGATCAATGCTGATGCGATACACCCGGGTTACGGCTTTATTTCAGAAAATCCAAAAATGGCGGAGCTGTGTGAAAAAAGAGGTATCGTATTTATTGGCCCATCATCCGAGGCAATCGAACTGATGGGGGATAAGTTAAAAGCAAGAGAGTTTATGAAGAAGCATGATATCTCTATCGTGGATGGCAGTGATGAGCCCATAAAAAGCGCAACTGACGCAGTAAAATGGGGTAAGATCATAGGGTACCCATTGATAATAAAGGCTTCTGGTGGTGGCGGTGGAAGAGGGTTAAGGATTGCTAATACGGAAAAAGAGTTACTCAGGTATTTTAAACTTGCAATGTCGGAGGCGGAAAAGTTTTTTGGTAATTCCGAAATCTTTGTTGAAAGATATATACACAAGTCCCATCACATAGAGTTTCAGATCCTTGCGGATCATCATGAAAATGTTATTCATCTTGGTGAAAGGGATTGTTCAATACAGAGGAGACATCAAAAGGTAATAGAGATCGCTCCATCTTTGATTTTGGGTGAGCAGAAACGAAAAGAGATAGGAAGGGTAGCAATAAAGATCGCAAAGCTTGTTAATTATACGAATGCGGGTACAATTGAATTCCTCGTTGACAGCAATATGAGATACTTTTTTATGGAAATGAATACAAGGCTTCAGGTAGAACATCCTGTTACAGAGGCAATAACAGGCATAGACATAGTTAAGAAACAAATAGAAATAGCAGCCGGTATGGAACTAAACCTGAAGCAGAAAGACGTAAAAATCAATGGTAATGCAATCGAATGCAGGCTCATTGCGGAGGATCCCAAAAATAATTTTTTACCTAATGGCGGAAGGATAACCGCTTATTACTCACCCGGTGGTATTGGGGTAAGGATAGACGGCGCTGTTTATAAGGATTATGTCGTTCCCGATTATTATGATCCTCTTCTAGCAAAGATGACCGTCAGGGGAGAGACATGGGATGAGGTCGTGAACAGAACGCGAAGGGCGCTTGAGGAATTTGTTATAAGAGGTATAAAGACGAATATCCCGTATTTGCTTGCAATTGTTAGCAGTGATGATTTTAAAAAGGGTTACATAGATACAGAGTTCATAAATGAGCATCAGGAATTGCTTGGGTATGAGTATCAAAAAGATCCAATGGATATTGTTATAGCTATTGCATCTGTTATTGCAATGCATGAAGGCATGTAAAAAGGCAGGAGAGTTATAGTGATAAAAAAGGTATACATAACGGATACTACATTAAGGGATGCGCATCAATCGCATATAGCAACACGGCTTAAAATAGACGATATGCTGCCGATATGTGAAAAGATGGACAGTGCGGGCTTCTGGTCAATGGAGGTGTGGGGAGGTGCTACATTCGACAGCGCAATGAGATTCTTACGAGAGGATCCGTGGGAAAGGTTAAAAGCACTCAGAAAAGCTTTGCCGAATACGAAACTTCAAATGTTATTAAGAGGACAGAATCTCGTTGGATACAGACATTATCCTGATGATGTTGTGTGGAAGTTTGTAGAAAAGTCTATAGAAAATGGAATCGATATATTCAGGATTTTTGATGCCTTGAATGATATCAGAAACATGCGCTCATCAATAAAAGCTGTAAAGCAGTTCGGTAAGTTTACGGAAGGCGCATTTAGCTACACAACAAGCCCTGTTCATACGATCCAATATTTTGTCGATTATGCAAAATCGCTTGAAGATATGGGAGTCGATGCCATTTGCATAAAAGACATGGCCGGATTAATAAAGCCTTATGAGGCTTATGAGCTTATAAGCAGACTAAAAGAAACGGTTAAAATACCATTACATTTTCACACGCACGATACTGCCGGTTTTGCGAGTATGTCCATTTTGAAGGCAATAGAGGCTGGAGTGGATATTATTGATACCGCTATATCGCCTTTTGCGGGTGGAACATCTCAGGCGCCGACAGAGTCTATTGTTGCAGCGCTTAAAGACACCGATTACGATACCGGTTTATCTCTTGATCTTCTCGCAGATATCGCCGATTATTTTAGAGAGATAAAAAAGAAATATAAAGCGTATGAAAACGAATATACGGGTATAAATACAAAAATACTTATATGGCAGATACCTGGAGGCATGCTTTCCAATCTTG is a genomic window of Deltaproteobacteria bacterium containing:
- the plsY gene encoding glycerol-3-phosphate 1-O-acyltransferase PlsY, whose translation is MILVYTTIIVLSFFIGSFPTGYLVARSKGIDIKSVGSGNIGATNVTRAMGKGWGVLVLLVDALKGLLPVIFVRIHFSTLSEQHLYALMVGTGMASVLGHVFTPFLKFKGGKGVATTLGVILGINPLAGLVLIVVWLTAFLITHVSSIGALSSAISLPFIVFFLFRNRQNIIIMMIFAVFMSVFILFTHRENIKRLVHGEEEALKK
- a CDS encoding acetyl-CoA carboxylase biotin carboxylase subunit, with product MFNKILIANRGEIATRIIRACKEMGIKSAVIYTEEDSTALYIKKADEAYLVSPGPIEAYLNIHRIVDLALKINADAIHPGYGFISENPKMAELCEKRGIVFIGPSSEAIELMGDKLKAREFMKKHDISIVDGSDEPIKSATDAVKWGKIIGYPLIIKASGGGGGRGLRIANTEKELLRYFKLAMSEAEKFFGNSEIFVERYIHKSHHIEFQILADHHENVIHLGERDCSIQRRHQKVIEIAPSLILGEQKRKEIGRVAIKIAKLVNYTNAGTIEFLVDSNMRYFFMEMNTRLQVEHPVTEAITGIDIVKKQIEIAAGMELNLKQKDVKINGNAIECRLIAEDPKNNFLPNGGRITAYYSPGGIGVRIDGAVYKDYVVPDYYDPLLAKMTVRGETWDEVVNRTRRALEEFVIRGIKTNIPYLLAIVSSDDFKKGYIDTEFINEHQELLGYEYQKDPMDIVIAIASVIAMHEGM